TTTCAGAATCTACAAATGGAACACTTCATCGTGCCCAAGGGAACAAAGTGTCAACTGGTATTTACATGCTCAGATATGAAACAAGACAGTGGCAAGCCCTGAACAAAGAAGAGCGAAGAAAGTACAAAGCTACAGAGACAGTCGGATCAACTCACCTCAAAACGATTCCAAAAGTACAGGATTAGATGCTGCATGAATGCTGCCGTGGCAGAGAAAGCCAGGTACGAGAAGCCTGATAAAGAAAACACAAATATGCAAGTCATTTAGCTATAGGATACCTAAATTAGTTTTTCAATAGTATGTTCCAGAAAAAAACATATCCAACTACATACCGTAGGTGTATGAGAAGAAGTAGATGTGGAAAACCAGGAAATACAACAAGAAGAAGCGCGGAAAGAACTGCATTGATATAGATGTGcgcacactgcaaaagaagaagAATTAAAGTAGTTCAGTCTAAAGTAACTTTGTATGCATGACATTACTGCCTGCAAGTGGATCCCCACACTCCCTGTAAAGCTTTCTGTATCTCTAAGTAAATCTAACTGCTCTTGCAGTAGTTCAGTGAACAATCCTAGTTATTACTTGAACAATTTTACATGTGCATACTGTAGTAAGATCCCAATTCTGTAAAAGTAATCATAAAGCATATTCCAGCACTATGGTCACCTGATCATCGTGAACAGCTCACATAACCACACAAGAGTCAGAACAAGAAATGCGAGCAACTGGTCATCGTAGAACTCAAACAGAAAAAAGAGGATCCCAATCATGATCTACAGAGACAAGAGTACAAGAATTTGTGTTAAGTATACAGTTATACATTTTCAACAAGAATTTAAGTTAGTTAAATACATTGAAGTGTTTTGCCATACCGGAACAAAAACCAGTGATTCAATGACATGCACAAATATCAGTTGAAATGTGGGCAGCTGGTGGCGTGCATGGTGTTGAAGCTGCACTGAAAATTTCAGGGAAACATGCATTATTTATTATCCATTCATGAAAGTAGTTTCTGCAACCTACAGCAAGAAACACAAACCTGTGAACCTAAGCATGCGGGACTGTGTTTCCCTCAGGGTAAATGAAACAGACATGGTGGTTGTGAAGAATACAAAGAGTGACATTAGAAGGACACCACATTTCGTCACAAAGTAATCTGCAAACAGCAAATGTACAAGACATCAGAATTCAATAGACATAAATGAGGAAGGAATCTTGTGAGACATGTAAAGCAATAAAAGGGCTGTTGCAAAAATTGAAAATATTGTGGTTCCACATTTTCTACTCACATTATGTTGCAAGATTAGCAGTACAAATCTCATCAGGTACAAAAACATTCATGCCAATAATACACCGTGTAAAGACAGACACAACGTGTAGTCAGGTCAATTTTGAGAGAACAGGTTAAGGAAACAATATACAGACCTCCGAATCTTGTAGGGCCTGTTGGCGGTTCATGCCCATAACTAAGATCATAAAGCTCCTTTGTCTGAAAGTTATATAGATAACCTGCATATTATGCCAAGGGGGAAACCCATCTATCAAAATGGGTCGTCTTAAAGAACAAATAAAGATAAGACTCCTAACATGTGACATTTGACATGCTTCCAAGCAAGTCCTGTGCGTTTATCAAGGACTAAGTTAGCAAACATTACATAGAGGAACTATGACAGTTTTAAGACCAGCATAAGCACAGCCATATCAGAAGTGTACCCTGGCCAGGAGAATTCACTAAGCTGTTTGTAAGTATAGTATCATAACCAACAATGCTGTTTATCAAAAGCTGCTGCCACCtgaaaagaaaagggggaaaaggaGATGTAAATATCCGCTTGCAGTTCACTTCATCTTAAATAAATGTGTTATCCAAAATTTGTCTCCTACCAAAAAAATTGTCATGATCAACGATATTATTGTCATACATGCAAATTGTGTATTATGCATAAAAATACTAACCCCGCATACGGGGGGTAAAATACTTAATAATTACCTGTTCCCAAAGCAAGGATTTCGAGCAGAAATTGTGATGTTTATAGTTCGGACACCATGACTATTTTTGGCTACTTCAGAAAGCAAGAAATATCCCTGCAGAAAACAAAGTAAGACATAAGAAAGGTCTTACAGTGAATAATAGCAGAACTACAAAGCCAGCACATGTATACAATCATTGATATTTTTTTTCTGGAAGTACAATCAATCAAACATTGAAGTTAATGGTAATGGGCCTCCAACCCATGAATGCCTTCATGGAGTCATACTAAGAAGAGAAAAATGCACTGGAGCTCTCTAAACTGTTGTGATCCTCTCACTTTCCTTCCCGAATACTTAGTTTACATTCTGCGCACCTAAGCTTGCTTTGTTTTGCTCCATAACTGCCATCTGCAGTTAACTAACAGATCTCATTGGCATGGCTTCCAATGAGCCTAGTTTGTGGCATCACATGGTATGATGTGGCTACACACAGGGGTCTATGCAGACAAGTCATGACACTAAATTTACAACTGTATTAATTTAAGATTTCTAATTGACTACATCTGAGCCATACTCCCAAGTATAACTACGTCAAGCAAGCGACCAGTCAGCACAGCGACACGAAACTCTACCTCGCCGCACAGCATGGGGGCCTCAACACCGTGCACCAGATCATCGCCGAAATGAACATGCAGATGAACAGCACCGGGCAGGAGTTCGACAGCGAGGTCGCGGAGAGCCGTGTCAGTGTGGCACCATGATCAACTAGCCCAATGAAGTGGAGGAGACAATGCGACTCATCACCGCCAGGAGTTTACATGTGAGCATTCTTTTTGCTATCCCCATGTATTCCACGCAATTACTTCTCTTCCTAAACTACAGTAGTGTCTTATCCACAACAGGACCATCTTTGCCACTGTGATGCCTGTCTCAAGAAAGAAGGCATAtccctcctgtcgttccatgccAGCACCCAGATCACATAGACCGTTAGCAAATCATATTGGTGTGTGTGAGTTAGTTTTAGGAAAGACATTTTGAACCTATCAAAACGAACGCAAATGTATGAAGCACAGAATATCAATTGAAAGTTTTGAGAGGTAGGTGGAGAACCACACAACTTTAAAGAGATGCGATGCCTTTTTCTCTATTAAGAACGAACTACAAACCCAGTCGTTCTCAGTAAAAATTGCAGCTAGGAAGTTCAATAAGTCGTGAGGCACCATAGTGCACTGATAAAATGACTAATAAGCCAAGAACCTTACCTTCTCCACACCATATAAATAGGTAGGCTCAAACGATTTGCTTCTTTTCTCAAACCACTTCACTGTAACAAACAACATAACCTAGTGAGAAGTCCGAGGAAATAAATACTCGAAGTTTAGCAACCAGCAGAGAGTTATAAAAATTTCTACAGGCACCATTGTAGGAGGAAGAACCAGAGAATATGGCCATTTTACAGCAAAGAGAAAACATTACCAATGTTCGAAAGAAGATGATCCATGCTTGGTAATTGAAGATCCTTAATGAGGTGGAGGAAGTCATCCCAGTTCGATCTGACCTGTCATTCATATATGGGAAGAAAAGATCAACCCCTAGTTAGAATATATGCATGACTAATAAACGAGACACAGATATCAGCACAGCACCAGTCATGAAAGAGCAACTCCAAAACAGAAAATCATGATGTCGCTTTATGGGATTCAGCATGGAGAATTATCTTAATAAGTATCCCTTTTATTAATCAAATGATATTGCTAGCTTGCATGTCCAGACGTGCTCCTCATACAACAAACTGAATCACCTAACAGTTTTTTTTAATAGCACCTAACAGTTCTGTTACTTGCAAACATGATCCTTCAAGGACCAGCTGTAGAAGAAATTTTTGGAAAGGAGCTACAAATGCAAAGAGTTTATGACACTGATCAAACTTCTTACCATTAGTTGGAGGGCATTATCTGAAACCTGCTTTATGTTCCTCCAAAATAAGGCAGCACGAGAGTACCACTTTCTGGATAAGTATGTAGCCGCTGCTTTGATTGATTCTTTAGCAGATAAAGGATGATGTACAGAACCCTCTCCGGTTGTCTTCAATTCCGGTACCCCTGGAATGATTGCAGTAACAATTGCGTCAGCTGCATTCTCTGACTGTGGTTCAAATTCTTTGTGTCCATTCCAAGTTCGAAACATAATCTTACTCCTTCTAGCTCCAGGACCAACCCAAGTTGACAAAAACTTAGATGCCAAAACATTGAACTTATCACCATTAACCTCTAGAATTTTCTCAGCTGAACGCCCCAGGTTCTGGAGATCCATAATATAAGACGCACCTTTGCTGGCCCATAGTCCACCACTGATTATCTACAACTCAAAAGCAGAGTAGCACTTTACAGACGATACGATAATACCAATTGGAAACATGGACATGTATTGCAAATAGGAACAACAATCACGGGGAACATTATTGTACTGGAAATCCAAGTATGCAAGGAGGAAAAGCATAAATACATACCTTGATTTGGACTAGTTGTGCTTCACCAAATTCAATCCCAGTGAACTCACTTGAGCAGCCCGGCTTCGCATGGAAAAGACAACTCAAAGATTAGAGGCTACACATACACACTGGACAACTATGGACCAAAAATAAAACAGAAGGAACAAATATGAGCTACTGAGCACCAAATAGAATGGCTTGGTATTCTTGTTGTTTTCTTACTAATCTAGGGTAGGCCATCTGGCCCCTCACACGCGTCAAGCCGCAGGCACTGCAGCAATTAACGTTCACGCTCCAGTGCATGCAGTAGCATGGCCAATCGGGCCGTGATGAGCTCTCCACATGCGGGCGGGCAACGTACTGGCTGATTGATTTCACATTTGAGTTGCAGCTCTATATAGTGGCCGATTGATTTCGTATTAGAGTTGCAGCTGGTTGGGCTATATAGTGGCCGGCTGACTTTGCATTTGAGTTGCAGCCCGTTGGGTCATTTACTGGCCGATTGATTTCGATGCAACGGCTCGAACAATTAATGTGGATGGCAGGCCAAGCGTCGCAAGCGCTTCTGCGTGCTGGCAGGCCAAGCATCGCAAGCGCTGGTCGAACTAGGAAAACGCCTTCTAAATTGGAACAAAACAGAAAATTAAGCGCCTTCTtattaggaacagagggagtaggcAACAGTACTTAGAACTTTCTCATTTAGGTGCAGACTGTATCATAGTAAAACCTAAGCAGTTGGCATAAAAAATTGAAGAAACATTTGCCATGAAGAATGCAAGCAAAGGACATTATAGATATCAGATATGAAATTAACGCGCTGATGATTTGACGAAAGGCGGAAACAAAAGCACATCCGAGACTTTTCTGCTGGGCTACACTAGGGCAGAATGCATGGTGTTCACTATTCAGGGAAATCAATTGACCAAAACACATCAAAAACAGGACACAAGACGAAGTTCAAGTTATTAAAGCAGCCTAATCAGCAACCAACACTGGAGTAGTCTAGCAACAACCATCCATAGACCCTCTCGTAGGAAACGAAGCTGGTTCACGAGTTCCCTGTCACGAAATCGTCAAAATGCTACGCCGATTTGACCAATTTCGTAATCGAATTGGCTACACAACAGCACTGTTGAGTTGAATTCAACAGAAGCCCTGTCCTAATTAATCGCGTGTGTAAGATACTCCTAGAAAAGAAGGCCAGCTAGGGCACCGAATTAAATTCTTCTTCCTTCGGCGAGACAGAGGGGGGGGCAGGGCGAGGCGGGTGGCTCACCTGCTGCACGAAGTTGGTGTGCATGACGACGAGCAGGCAGAAGAGCGCGACGGCGCCGGCGAGGTAGAGGTACTCGAGCGCGAGGCGGATCCGCGGGGTGAGCAGCTGGGACAGCATCCCGGAGAGCCGCGCGTGCACCCGCAGGAACGTCTGCTCCGGATCCATCCCCCCGCCCCCCGCGCCGGCGCCGAAGAAGCTTCGATTCGGCCGGGGGAAGGCAGATCGGGAAGGGATTCCGGGAGCGAGCTCCTCGCTCTCCTAATCTTCCGGCCCTCGGGGAATTGGTTGGGGATTTGAATTCTGCGGGGCAGTTCGCATGTGATGCCTCGATATTTTTTTGGTTTGTTTCGTGTTGGTTGTGTTTCCTGTGGCGATGATAATCCAGAGAGGGAGGGGCTTTCTTGGGGAACGGGCCAGTGGCATGTGTCAGCGTGTGTAAAAGCGGCGGCACGCACACGGCAACTCGTACCGGTGGCGCCGCACATCGCTTCTTCTGCGAGGAGTACTACTACCTAGttactttttctttctttctataTAAAAGTAAGTAAATTTTCTATTGAGTATTGACACTCTCACGggctaaaatcgagcatcccctCCTATGTATATACACCAATCTTACCTCGATGATACTCACCCTTCTCTTCCCAAGGACGGGGAGCTTGGGGGTGCGAGTGCTCTCATCCAGCTGTGGTGCCAGCAATTAAAAATTATGGGTTCAAGTGCACTAATCTTTCTAAAATCTTGCTCGCTCAACGGCCGTCTCCCTTATATATGAACCCTTGTATCCATGCAACGTATAACATAAAACTACGCAGAACAACACATCAGCAACAAGCCAACAAATGAACATAATTCAAAAGAATAAGTATTCATCGGCGGACAATACTAATTTAAACATAAAAAGTTGAGAAAACGGGCAGACAAAGTAGGGCAAAGGAAATCACCATTTCCTCGTCGGCCCCTTCCCCTTGCGGTCGTCAGTGCGGCTATAATTGGACCCTTCACCACTTCAGGGCCTTTGACTGGTGCCATTATAATGGACGCGGGCTACAGATGGGAAGTATTCCCATGCAACTGATACACGGCGGAGTATTCCCGCGCTTCCAGCATGATAATTATACGGTCTAGTTCTAACAATATAGACCCGCCTTATCCACGGACCCACCTGATCACGTGGCGTATTTTACCCGACGTGCAACACATGGTGTGGGACCCACCAAGGTCACTTCCCATCAAGAGAGATCATGTGTATCGAAACCCCTGGTGATTAAATGATTGCCTCCACGATCCCTGTGTGTAATTAACGTACAAGCATGGGTAAAGGGGGCGATTTACTGCCATGCGACGGCTTTAACCCGTTGTCGTTTCGTTTTTACCCTAAATATAAAGGGGAGGCGTCAAGGCAAACACTTTACGCTCTCATTCCTCTATTCCTCTTCTTCCTCATGCCTATAGGCTATAGCCCTCGTGCCCTCCCACATTCCTCGCCCAGGAGTAGCGTTTTAGCTTGTCCCCACCCCCGATGGCATGGCCGGAGCAGGGAAGCAGGGCAAGGAAGGGAAGGCGACAGCCACCAAGATGAAACCGGCAACAAGGGCCAAGGCTCCTTCTTTGACAAATGGGAAATGAAGGTCGTCCACCATGGACAAGGCCTAGCTGAACTGGCTAGCCGAAGCGTATCTTCCGTCGCCGGAACACGCCTCCGCATGCTCCTCGCTGGTCACCAGGAACGGTGGCTCCTTGCCATCACGACCCCCAAGCCGCGCGCAGCTGAGAACGAAGGAGCCTTGCCGCGCGCAGCTGAGAACGCATGATTCATTCCCCACCTTTTGCCGCCCTCGGCTTTTTAATCCATCCCCTCCTCAGGGGCCTCCTTCATTTATATGGCGTGCAGCTTTACCATCTTGCCCCAAACTCCATACCGCACATCGTGTGTTTTTGTGTTGTGCGCCCCACCTCGGCCTGTAGCACAAACATTTTTGCGTCAAGCTCTTAGCTAATGGCTCTGGGCCATGCGAGTGCAGTGCCGCATCCATCAACAAGGTTCTTGGTTTTGGCTATTTAAGCGGAGCCTTCACAGAAACCAACAAGAAGCGGCAGGGGGAATGGTTCTACATTCCAAACGTGCCATTGGGGCCTGGGCGGGGAAGCTTCTCATGTATACGAAAAATGTTAATAGTGTGTATCAGAGAAAAGCAGACATCaaaaacatgtatttgaaaatgttaatAATGTATTTGAGAAAACAAAGAGAATCGGGAAAAAACAAGTAaaccaaaaaagaaaacaaaaataaaagaaaacccATGCAAAGCAATGGAAAAAGTTAAACCCGAGAAAAAAAGTTAAACTCAATAACGATATAAAGAAAACCATAGAACAGAAAGAAAAAtgaagaaagcaaaaaaaaaacagcGAAATCGAGAAAGAAAACAAAGGAAAACCAAGGAAAAAAGAAATGAGAAAACCAGCAAAACCCGTGAAAGAAAGAAAACCGGtggaaaaacaaagaaaaaagaaaCCGAAGAAAAATAGGTGAAGAAACGGAAGAAACCCAAAAAGAAAAAGCGGCTATCTTTTTTGGTTCCTCTATTATGTATATATGTATTAAATTTTTTATTGTTTTGCTAGTTCTGCCAAAAAATATTGACCGTGAATCAAAAAAGTGTTTATCGTATATTTCAAAATTTGTATGTAAAAATGTCCTGATATACACAAAAAagtacaatgtgtatgaaaaaagtaGCGATCAAACACAAAAATTGGGGGAAATATTAAACATGTATAATAAGATGATCCTGATGTATATGAAAAATTTATAACGTGTATCTATAAAATTGAACATCGAAAcattattatttaaaaaaatgttgaccCTATATCAAAAGAAATGTTAGccgtatactccctccgttcggaaataCTTGACGTGGCTttagttcaaatttaaaataaaatcACGTAAATTATTTCCGAATGGAGGTAGTTTATCAAAAATATTAATCTCGTATAAATATTGTTCCCTATATATACGGAAAAATAAATGTATATGAAAAAAGTAGTCATCAAACATATCTTTTTtcaaatgttaatcatgtatttgaaaaatgttaagcATCTATATAAAAATGTTCCTGAGTAATACAATCAATGTACAATATCTATGAAAGAAAGTAGTTGTCAAACACATATATTTTAGCCATGCAAAAAAACACATATATTTTAGAAAAATATTAATCATGTATTttaaaatgttaaacatgtataaaaaatgttgcTAATGTATACGAAAATGTATAGTGTGTATGAAAGAAAAGTAGACATAAAAATATATATTTGAAAATGTTAATAATATATTTCAGGACTCGGCGAAACCGagaaagaaaaacaaataaaaccCCAAAAAATGAAAACCGAAGAAAACCCATTCAACAGAATGGAAAAAGTGAAACACGAGAATGAAACAAAAAAAAACCGAGAGAGGAAACAACAAGAAACCAAGAAAGACAAAAGGAAAAGCATAAACTGGGAAACTGGGAAAGTAAAcaaagaaaaagggaagaaaagCATAAACAAGTAAAAACCATGAAAGAAAGAAACAAGGAAAACCGgtgaaaaaacaaagaaaatagAAAGCCAAAGAAAAACCGATGAAGAAACGAAAGAAATACAAAAAATAAATAGCGgctactgatgacccacaagtatagtggatctatcatagtcctttcgataagtaagagtgtcgaacacaacgaggagcagaaggaaatgacaagcggtttcagtaaggtattctctgcaagcactgaaattatcggtgacagatagttttatgataaggtaatttgtaactgctaaaaagtaacaaaagtaaacaaggtggcccaatcctgtTTGTAGCAAAAGACAAGCCtgtacaaactcttatataaaggaaaatgcTTCCGAGGACACATGgtaattatcgtcaagctagttttcatcatgctcatatgattcgcgttcgttactttgataatttgatacgtgggtggaccggtgcttcggtactgcccttccttggacaagcatcccacttatgatttaCCCCTCTCGCAAggatccgcaactacgaaagaagaattaaggtaaacctaactatagtatgaaacatgtggatccaaatcagccccttatgaagcaacgcataaactagggtttaagcttctgtcactctagcaacccatcatctacttattacttcccaatgccttcctctaggcccaagtaatggtgaagtgtcatgtagtcgacgttcacataacatcACTAGAgcaaagacaacatacatctcatcaaaatatcgaacgaataccaaattcacatgactacttataacaagacttctcccatgtcctcaggaacaaacgtaactactcacaaatcatattcttgttcataatcagaggggtattgatacgcataaaggatctgaacatataatcttccaccgaataaaccaactagcatcaactagaaggagtaatcaacactactagcaacccacaggtaccaatctcaggttttgagacaaagatcggatacaagagatgaactagggtttgagaggagatggtgctggtgaagatgttgatggagattgaccccctcccgatgagaggatcggtGTTGATGACgattttcccctcccggagggatgtttccccggcagaacagctcagccagagccctagattgatTCCGTCACGAGACGGCGAcacttcgtcccgaaagcttctttcttatttttttcagggcaaaagacaccttataccagaagatgggcatcggggggcttccaggtggcccacgagacagggggcgcgccctccaccctcgtggacagggggTGGCCCcactctggtgctttcttcgcccaatatttttaatatattccaaaactgactttcgtggagtttcaggacttttagagttgtgcagaataggtctctaatatttgttctttttccagcctagaattctagctgccggcattctccctctttatgtaaaccttgtaaaataagagagaaaagatATAAGTATTGCGACATAATGTGAAGTAATAGCCCATAATACAATAAATATCGATAGAAAAACATGATccaaatggacgtatcagctaCTTTTTTTGGTTCTTCTGTTAAGCATATATGTACTTAAATCTTTTATTCCTTTGCAAGTTTAGAAAAAAAATTGATCGTGTAtcaaaaaaatgttgaacatATATTTAAAAATGTGTTACAAAATGTTCatgatatatataaaaaatgtacaatgtgATTGAAAACATGTAGCCATCAAacacaaaaataataatataattAGTAGAACTTGTATAAAACAATGTTACCGATATAATAATGTATTTGAAGAAACGAAGAAAACCAGGAAAGAAAGACAACTAAAATGAAAAAAGAAAGTGAAACCCAAGGAAAACCCAAGCGACTGAATGGAAAAAGCGAAACTGGAGAACAAACCAAAGAAAACTGGGAGAAGGAACAAAAAAACACGAAGAAATAAAATAAGGAAAAAAAGTCAATGAAACTGAGa
This genomic window from Aegilops tauschii subsp. strangulata cultivar AL8/78 chromosome 4, Aet v6.0, whole genome shotgun sequence contains:
- the LOC109767249 gene encoding membralin-like protein At1g60995 isoform X5, with the translated sequence MDPEQTFLRVHARLSGMLSQLLTPRIRLALEYLYLAGAVALFCLLVVMHTNFVQQPGCSSEFTGIEFGEAQLVQIKIISGGLWASKGVPELKTTGEGSVHHPLSAKESIKAAATYLSRKWYSRAALFWRNIKQVSDNALQLMVRSNWDDFLHLIKDLQLPSMDHLLSNIVKWFEKRSKSFEPTYLYGVEKGYFLLSEVAKNSHGVRTINITISARNPCFGNRWQQLLINSIVGYDTILTNSLVNSPGQGYLYNFQTKELYDLSYGHEPPTGPTRFGDYFVTKCGVLLMSLFVFFTTTMSVSFTLRETQSRMLRFTVQLQHHARHQLPTFQLIFVHVIESLVFVPIMIGILFFLFEFYDDQLLAFLVLTLVWLCELFTMISVRTSISMQFFPRFFLLYFLVFHIYFFSYTYGFSYLAFSATAAFMQHLILYFWNRFEVPALQRFIRSRAHIHQQTGVQITSSTIYTSTLHIARVNVRDPGTMNDDVGAAREADPLLAQAEPTRNQQEGGQQLNENAEAAATDPLQDVRDHHHGQDYAEPPRNENEQVT
- the LOC109767249 gene encoding membralin-like protein At1g60995 isoform X2, with protein sequence MDPEQTFLRVHARLSGMLSQLLTPRIRLALEYLYLAGAVALFCLLVVMHTNFVQQPGCSSEFTGIEFGEAQLVQIKIISGGLWASKGASYIMDLQNLGRSAEKILEVNGDKFNVLASKFLSTWVGPGARRRVPELKTTGEGSVHHPLSAKESIKAAATYLSRKWYSRAALFWRNIKQVSDNALQLMVRSNWDDFLHLIKDLQLPSMDHLLSNIVKWFEKRSKSFEPTYLYGVEKGYFLLSEVAKNSHGVRTINITISARNPCFGNRWQQLLINSIVGYDTILTNSLVNSPGQGYLYNFQTKELYDLSYGHEPPTGPTRFGDYFVTKCGVLLMSLFVFFTTTMSVSFTLRETQSRMLRFTVQLQHHARHQLPTFQLIFVHVIESLVFVPIMIGILFFLFEFYDDQLLAFLVLTLVWLCELFTMISVRTSISMQFFPRFFLLYFLVFHIYFFSYTYGFSYLAFSATAAFMQHLILYFWNRFEVPALQRFIRSRAHIHQQTGVQITSSTIYTSTLHIARVNVRDPGTMNDDVGAAREADPLLAQAEPTRNQQEGGQQLNENAEAAATDPLQYEDQNLEQAGNAPAASGSLNPFGSLLLWLLGGGASDGIVSFFSMFRDVRDHHHGQDYAEPPRNENEQVT
- the LOC109767249 gene encoding membralin-like protein At1g60995 isoform X4, which gives rise to MDPEQTFLRVHARLSGMLSQLLTPRIRLALEYLYLAGAVALFCLLVVMHTNFVQQPGCSSEFTGIEFGEAQLVQIKIISGGLWASKGASYIMDLQNLGRSAEKILEVNGDKFNVLASKFLSTWVGPGARRRVPELKTTGEGSVHHPLSAKESIKAAATYLSRKWYSRAALFWRNIKQVSDNALQLMVRSNWDDFLHLIKDLQLPSMDHLLSNIVKWFEKRSKSFEPTYLYGVEKGYFLLSEVAKNSHGVRTINITISARNPCFGNRWQQLLINSIVGYDTILTNSLVNSPGQGYLYNFQTKELYDLSYGHEPPTGPTRFGDYFVTKCGVLLMSLFVFFTTTMSVSFTLRETQSRMLRFTVQLQHHARHQLPTFQLIFVHVIESLVFVPIMIGILFFLFEFYDDQLLAFLVLTLVWLCELFTMISVRTSISMQFFPRFFLLYFLVFHIYFFSYTYGFSYLAFSATAAFMQHLILYFWNRFEVPALQRFIRSRAHIHQQTGVQITSSTIYTSTLHIARVNVRDPGTMNDDVGAAREADPLLAQAEPTRNQQEGGQQLNENAEAAATDPLQDVRDHHHGQDYAEPPRNENEQVT
- the LOC109767249 gene encoding membralin-like protein At1g60995 isoform X3, with protein sequence MDPEQTFLRVHARLSGMLSQLLTPRIRLALEYLYLAGAVALFCLLVVMHTNFVQQPGCSSEFTGIEFGEAQLVQIKIISGGLWASKGVPELKTTGEGSVHHPLSAKESIKAAATYLSRKWYSRAALFWRNIKQVSDNALQLMVRSNWDDFLHLIKDLQLPSMDHLLSNIVKWFEKRSKSFEPTYLYGVEKGYFLLSEVAKNSHGVRTINITISARNPCFGNRWQQLLINSIVGYDTILTNSLVNSPGQGYLYNFQTKELYDLSYGHEPPTGPTRFGDYFVTKCGVLLMSLFVFFTTTMSVSFTLRETQSRMLRFTVQLQHHARHQLPTFQLIFVHVIESLVFVPIMIGILFFLFEFYDDQLLAFLVLTLVWLCELFTMISVRTSISMQFFPRFFLLYFLVFHIYFFSYTYGFSYLAFSATAAFMQHLILYFWNRFEVPALQRFIRSRAHIHQQTGVQITSSTIYTSTLHIARVNVRDPGTMNDDVGAAREADPLLAQAEPTRNQQEGGQQLNENAEAAATDPLQYEDQNLEQAGNAPAASGSLNPFGSLLLWLLGGGASDGIVSFFSMFRDVRDHHHGQDYAEPPRNENEQVT
- the LOC109767249 gene encoding membralin-like protein At1g60995 isoform X1 produces the protein MDPEQTFLRVHARLSGMLSQLLTPRIRLALEYLYLAGAVALFCLLVVMHTNFVQQPGCSSEFTGIEFGEAQLVQIKIISGGLWASKGASYIMDLQNLGRSAEKILEVNGDKFNVLASKFLSTWVGPGARRSKIMFRTWNGHKEFEPQSENAADAIVTAIIPGVPELKTTGEGSVHHPLSAKESIKAAATYLSRKWYSRAALFWRNIKQVSDNALQLMVRSNWDDFLHLIKDLQLPSMDHLLSNIVKWFEKRSKSFEPTYLYGVEKGYFLLSEVAKNSHGVRTINITISARNPCFGNRWQQLLINSIVGYDTILTNSLVNSPGQGYLYNFQTKELYDLSYGHEPPTGPTRFGDYFVTKCGVLLMSLFVFFTTTMSVSFTLRETQSRMLRFTVQLQHHARHQLPTFQLIFVHVIESLVFVPIMIGILFFLFEFYDDQLLAFLVLTLVWLCELFTMISVRTSISMQFFPRFFLLYFLVFHIYFFSYTYGFSYLAFSATAAFMQHLILYFWNRFEVPALQRFIRSRAHIHQQTGVQITSSTIYTSTLHIARVNVRDPGTMNDDVGAAREADPLLAQAEPTRNQQEGGQQLNENAEAAATDPLQYEDQNLEQAGNAPAASGSLNPFGSLLLWLLGGGASDGIVSFFSMFRDVRDHHHGQDYAEPPRNENEQVT